The following DNA comes from Salvia splendens isolate huo1 chromosome 17, SspV2, whole genome shotgun sequence.
tcattccactaactttttcaactcacttttttattcacattttttaaaacccgcgCCAGAGTCAAatttggacaatatttcatggaTGGAGAAgtactactaattaaattaaatagttaaataaaaatTCATATGCATTGACATATGTTAGTAACTAGCAAGAGTAAACCCTCATATATAACCCAAAAATATTGCATTAATAATTGTCCAacaataatatttattaaatctGACAAAATGCctcaataatatatttattaaatcacaaaattgCTTTTTCTTCGTCCAAGTTTTCAACTGAGTGTATTCAGCAATCAGACTCGTACATTTATTACAACAAGGAACGAGTCATATaattacaaattcaaaataatattgaaaataacCGTTTTCTCCAATGAAATTAAgcataaaaatcacaaatttttaataaatatgaaaaaaaactcATTTGCACAATTTTACATGGAAGAAAGAATATATCTGTATATTTCATCGTTAAAATATATTACAAATAtctatatttcctttttcgaagaaaaaaattgaatttagaCTTTCATTCCCCCAACCCCAAGTAATCCCTGACGTCACTCGTGAAACAAGGGTACCGCCGCCACTCACGGCCGTGCAGCTTCAATATCTTCGCCGCCCTCTCCTTGGTCGTCGACTGCCCCGCACCGACATGCAGCAGCGCCACCAGCTTCTTTACCGCCCCGCACATCAGCATCTCCTCCAGCACCTTCTCCGTCGCGTGAAAACTGGCCACCAACATCAATATCTTCACCCCAATCTTAGTCGCCCCGCCGCTCGACACATTCAACATCTTCTTCGCCACCGCCGCGATCCCCAATCCGTGCTCCGAAAAGGCCAGCCTCCCCTCCGCCAATTCACACAGCAGCTTGATCAATTGCATAATCCTCTCGCATTTAGATCTGCTCGATTCCGGCAGCAGCTCCACCAGCGTGCAGATCGCGCCGGCCTCGATCGCCTTCAACCTCGACTTCTTGGACGCCTCCAGCATCTGCACCAGCAGCTTCAGCGCGCACGAGCTCGCCTTGCTGCAGATCTCGTCGGAGACGATCTCCAGCAGCGATTTGAAGAAACCGACGCCTTGATCCTGCGCGGCGTAGTTCCATTGGTAATCCGCCCTCGCCAATTTCTCGAACGTCGCCACCGCGCCGAATCTCGCCTCCGCGCCGCCGCGCTGGAGCACAATCGCCATCGAATTCATACAATTGGAGCTCATCAACACCTCCAGAATCTGCTCATCGCAGTCGGAAACCGGAATGAGGCGCagcaccgccaccgcctcctCGCAAGCCCTAAAAACCGCGAAATCCGAATTTTCCCCCAAAACCTGCTCCATTATCCTCACCAGCACCTCAACCCCGCCCAATCTCTTAAAATCCTCCTTCACCTCATCCCCCAATTCCACAATCGACCTCAGCCTTTTTAAACAGCTGACCTTAAACGGCGTCGAATCGATCTCCCCGAGCGCGGCGGCCAGCTCGTCGCGCTTTTCCGACGCCGCCACCGCTGGCGGCGGCGTAGATTCGCTCCGCCGCGATTGCCAGGCGGAAATCAGGCGCTGGAGCGTGTGATTGGGAGTCATGTCGAAAGCCTCGACGCATTGCATAGTGGCGGGGCAGGTGGTCTTTTTGTAGGTGAGGAACCATCTCTCGATGTTTTTCCTATCGTAGGTGACGCCGGTGGAGATGGTGACGGGATCCTTCATGATCTCCATGGAAATCGGGCAGCGGAAATCTTGAGGGCAGTCCATGGAAGGGATTCCATCCATTTCTCAAAAGGGAGTTTGAATTTGTAAGTGCGATTGTTTTTTGAAGACTTTTTATGAATGGCATTGACAATGAATATATAGAAGGTGTAGAGATTGGTGGAAGTGTGAAGAAAGAGGAGAGTCAAAACTTATCTGGCGTGTAGACATGGAAGGGACAACGAAACTGTGGGATCCGAGTTActctttaaattattttatttctcaatCCGCCCCGATATTTCTTGGTATTACCAATTTGACCACGCacaatttcttttcttctaattaaattcaaatattttgtaGGCATCGGTGAGACTAATCTGGAATTTGCAAACATGATAAAATGGATTTCCGAAATTATGaatgataaaattattattgatttcGGAATAATTTATAAATCATGGTAAATGAAATTTATATAAGCTTATCTacacataaatataatatttttattatctaatattttgtagtataaacattttttatttgatgttaTTATCATGATTTGTATTCATTTTGCCGAATTTCCAGAGAAaaaatttaattggattaatactactccctccgtcccatagtagaagTCACACTTGGGGATCGACACGGTATTTTAGGAGgtatttttttgtgtgttaagtggaaagagaaaataacatatttatattaatgtgagagaaaactttttctaaaaaaggaaacgtaacatcttttgtgggacaaactaaaaaggaaagtgtgacatctactatgagacagagggagtatatattatggattttatatatttgagTTTGAGCAATCATTATCCGGTAAAATTATAAAGGCAAACAAGCAAAAAAATTGATTAGAGCATAATATGGTAAGTATGAATAATTAGAGAAAGATATAGTCTCTCAAATCTCAATCCTTAGTGAGGCACCAGCTAGATGAATGTTATTGTTGCATTGAAATATATACTAAAAGGTAGGGAGAAATGTTAGGGGTGAAAATATAAATAGGTATTACTTGATGGGCTGTTTGGTGAAGTTGACTTTGTATGTATAAGTACACACTGAAAAAAGTAAAATCTAACGTTTCGCCAACGATATGCACTGATTTAATAAATGCAGTCATCGGTACATGTGTAATTGTATTCCTCTTTAGACTTTTTAAAATCTCCTTTCCTGACTATattttccatttaattactaCTCCAAATAACTGACTGTAGTAATATAATAAAGAAAAGTCAAAATCAAATACGACATAACAGCGGCGCGGAATGCGATCATCTTTTTCTCACGTTATCTTTAGAATAAAAAATATCTTGGCTGTTCAACTGCCTCATCGTCCTCTCGATCTCTCTTTCTTTTATGAATTGAAATGGCTCTAACCTGAGCGCGAGGTTAGTCCATAGCTAAAATCAACAACCAAATCTAGCACAAATAATACCAACTCAATAGCAAGGTGATATCGACAAGATAAAGAaaaactcatcccaaaagattAACTGAATAGGAGAAATAACTGAATAACTCATTCATCGATAAACCTTACACCAGTTATCATAACTAATGTCAGGTGGAGTATTAGAGTTCATAACAATTGATCCCCTTCCAGGACCAACGTCTTCGTTGGTCACGGTTAATTCAATTGTAGCTTCGAGATGCTTATTGGTCACATCCATGTTGGTCACGGATATGTGTCTTTCACAACTGATGCGAGATTTTAGAGTCTCGGCCCAGGGGAAACGTTCTCATTAGTCACAGATGGTTCTACTATCCGGCTCTCATTCTGAATTGCTCATGGGTCACAGTTGTGTATCTCTCAAAACTCACAACTGATGTGGGATATTTTAGTCTGCGGCAATTGATAAACTCAACATTTCACTACAAAAAACTTATTTTTTAGGGACACAACTTAAGATGCAATTACTTGTTTGGGAAGTTTTaaaaaacaacaatttaggATGCAAAAGAAAGCGTTCCTAAATGAAggacaaattaacttaatcttttgcTTTTATTAGGATGCTTTTATTTAcgtcctctaattttagttgggaaaTAATAAGGACGCTTTTTGAAGCGTTGATGGTATATTTATAAACACAAAGTGATTTAGATGTTTTACAGGAGTATTTGAGTTAGTTCCTAATAATGGTATATGTTGATAATTTGAGTTTTGAAGTAGAAAATGGTTTTAAAAGGATTAAAGATGAAAAGACACATTGGAACTTGGGCAAGGTTGAGAGCACCGCAAAATCAGGCGTGAGCAAGCATAGCCACGCGACATTGGCGAGTTTGTGAAAAACGAAAAAACTGCATAGGTCGCGCACGAGCAAGTATTGTTGCGCCACCATGCAGCACCAACGAAGAGAGGAAAAAACCTGATGGCTGCACCACCCCCACGAGTGCACCACCTTCCTGTACGAGTCGTGTGGTAGGGTGGGATCAGCCGAGAGTGCCTTGTCGAGAGCTTAGCACGAGTAATGGTCCATTCTCACGAGTCACGACCCGTGCCTAGGTGTGGGATTTCAATTCTTTGTCCCATTTTTGTGTTCTTGTAGCCCTAATTTCACTAGCTTCCTTCCAGCTATAAATACACCTTTGCAGTTTGAAAAATACAACTTTTATCTATAGAGAATAgctttatattttgtattttattattggAGAATGAGATCATCAAACATATAATTCAAGGAAGAACAAATAGAACCATATTTAATTTCTCCGGATTTTATCTCGTTTTTGTTAGATTGAACGTATTTTAAGTTATTTTGATTTAGTTCATCTATCTAGTCTACCCTAGTTATATTCTTCGAATCTTAGAATTGAAAGTAATTGTTTCATATGTAATGCTTTTACCGTTTAATGTTCAACCTTGTTTTGCTTTAATATTTCTCGAGCTTTTAAACACTGAATGGCCGTAGTGTTTAGTGGCGTATTACTGATCGTCTTAGCAGATTTTGAATCGAATGAAAATAAGCAATTGGAACTACAAAAGAGTTGGACGAAATTGTTACCCAATGATTCTCTTGCTTATATGatctattttatactccctctgtcccactttaAGTGGAGTTTTTGTCAGCGGCGTCGACAACATtaatttgatattgtccgctttgggtctagcctgcacggatttgtttttgggtcactcccaaaaggcctcaaactaattggggttgaaCAGAAATTATATATACCTTTCAATTTCCCTCAGATTCCCGATGTGGGATTGGTTTGTCCTTAACAGTTTTTCTTATTcggtacgagattttatgcaatattgttttatgaattaagtagagagaataaagtaaagttagtgatattttttattttagaaaatatgtCATTTAGAGTGGGAAGCCTCATAAATGGAAATGTATCACTTAAAATAGGACTGAAAGAGTACTTAATATTTTTTCATAGTTTAATtagtatactccctccgtccaccaatacAAAGTCAATTTTGAccggacacggattttaa
Coding sequences within:
- the LOC121773918 gene encoding E3 ubiquitin-protein ligase PUB23-like, coding for MDGIPSMDCPQDFRCPISMEIMKDPVTISTGVTYDRKNIERWFLTYKKTTCPATMQCVEAFDMTPNHTLQRLISAWQSRRSESTPPPAVAASEKRDELAAALGEIDSTPFKVSCLKRLRSIVELGDEVKEDFKRLGGVEVLVRIMEQVLGENSDFAVFRACEEAVAVLRLIPVSDCDEQILEVLMSSNCMNSMAIVLQRGGAEARFGAVATFEKLARADYQWNYAAQDQGVGFFKSLLEIVSDEICSKASSCALKLLVQMLEASKKSRLKAIEAGAICTLVELLPESSRSKCERIMQLIKLLCELAEGRLAFSEHGLGIAAVAKKMLNVSSGGATKIGVKILMLVASFHATEKVLEEMLMCGAVKKLVALLHVGAGQSTTKERAAKILKLHGREWRRYPCFTSDVRDYLGLGE